The region AATATATCAAAATTTAATATCACGGTTGAAGATATAGGGAGAGAACCATAATTTTGGTCACCGAAGAAGTAATACTTTCAGGTAAAAGAACCTATATTGGACGAACCTCTGGAGAGATCCAAAAGGACACCGAAGGAGTAACGCTCTCAGGTAAAAGGACAGAGGATATTTTTAAATTAGTTATTTTTAAAAATATCTTTTCTTTTTATTTGGCAGTTTTTTAACTGCTTTTTTTTATAGGCAAATAACTTTAATATATTTTAGGAGGAATCACTATGCAAGGAAAAATAGTTATAACTGTAATTGGCGATGATAAAGTAGGAATAGTTTCTGAAGTATCATTAAAACTTAAAGAATTAAAGTGTAATATTATCGATATTTCTCAAACAATTTTTGAAAACGAAATTTTTGCTATGATTATGTTAGTTGAAATAAAAGATTCTACTTTTGATTTTAATAAAATAAAAGAAAAATTAAAATTATTAGAAGAAAAAATAGGTGTAAAAGTTTATGTTCAACATGAAGATATTTTTAAAGCTATGCATAAAATTTAATAAATTTATTTAGGAGGCAAAAATGCACATTTTAGCAAATTCAAATGAAATATTAGAAACAATTAAAATGGTTGATATGCAAAATCTCGATATAAGAACTGTTACATTAGGTATTAGTTTACTTGATTGCATAAATAGTGACCATAAAAAAACTTGCGAAAATATATATAATAAAATATTAAAATATGGAAAAAATTTAGTAAATATAGCTGATGCCGTCTCAAATAAATACGGCGTTCCTATTGTAAATAAAAGAGTTTCTGTTACTCCAATTTCAATAATTGCTGGTGCTACTGATGCTGAGGATTATACTGTCTTTGCAGAAACTTTAGATAAAGCTGCAAAAGATATTGGAGTAGATTTTATTGGTGGATTTTCTGCTCTTGTAGAAAAAGGATTTACAGAAAGCGACTTAAAATTAATAAATTCTATTCCTAATGCTCTGACTGTTACCGAAAGAGTTTGTTCCTCTGTAAATGTAGGATCTACAAAAGCTGGAATAAATCTTGATGCTGTTAAAATGCTTGGTAAAACAGTAAAAGATTTAGCTTATAATACAAAAGAAAAAGATGGATTGGGTGCTGCAAAATTTGTTGTATTTACAAATGCTGTAAGTGATAACCCCTTTATGGCTGGTGCTTTTCACGGAGTTGGTGAAGGTGAAGTTGTATTAAATTTAGGAATTAGTGGACCTGGCGTTGTAAGAGCAGCTCTTAATAAAATAGATAAAAAAGCTGATATTAGCGTAATTACTGAAGAAATAAAAAAAATAAGTTTTAAAATAACAAGAATGG is a window of Hypnocyclicus thermotrophus DNA encoding:
- a CDS encoding ACT domain-containing protein, giving the protein MQGKIVITVIGDDKVGIVSEVSLKLKELKCNIIDISQTIFENEIFAMIMLVEIKDSTFDFNKIKEKLKLLEEKIGVKVYVQHEDIFKAMHKI
- a CDS encoding PFL family protein, producing MHILANSNEILETIKMVDMQNLDIRTVTLGISLLDCINSDHKKTCENIYNKILKYGKNLVNIADAVSNKYGVPIVNKRVSVTPISIIAGATDAEDYTVFAETLDKAAKDIGVDFIGGFSALVEKGFTESDLKLINSIPNALTVTERVCSSVNVGSTKAGINLDAVKMLGKTVKDLAYNTKEKDGLGAAKFVVFTNAVSDNPFMAGAFHGVGEGEVVLNLGISGPGVVRAALNKIDKKADISVITEEIKKISFKITRMGELVGKEVAKNLGVEFGIIDLSLAPTPAIGDSVGNILEEFGLESVGAYGTTLALAILNDAVKKGGAMAATRVGGLTGAFIPVSEDQGMIAAASKGYLTLEKLEAMTCVCSVGLDMIAIPGDTPDYVISGLIADEMAIGMVNNKTTAVRVIPVPGKNVGDRVVFGGLLGEADIMPINSLNCSTLINRGGKVSPPIQAMKN